The DNA sequence TTTCAAATGATGGTTCCTCCGCAAATTTTTATCATACCACAATACTTAATGGTAGATTTTATGGGTATGAGAAATACAATATTTGCTTTAGTTTTTCCGGGTATTGTTAGTGCTTTCGGTACGTTTTTGCTTCGTCAATTCTTTTTGCAATTGCCAAAGGAGCTTGAGGAAGCCGCAATAATAGATGGAGCGAATATTGGACAAATATTCATCAAAATTATGTTCCCGTTAGTAAGGTCAGGTTTAATTGCACTTGGTATCTTTACTGCATTATTTGCCTTTAAGGATCTAATGTGGCCTTTAATTATAAATAACCATGAAAATGCTGCAGTATTATCATCGGCTTTAGCTAGAATTCAAGCGGCATATTCAGTTAATTATCCCCAGTTAATGGCTGCTTCTGTACTTGCCATTTGGCCAATGCTTTTGGTTTATTTACTATTTCAGAGAAAATTTATTGAAGGTATTTCGACTTCTGGTGGGAAACTTTAAGGTCTTCTATACAGAATAATTGAAAACAGGAGGTTGACTATGGCTATCGTATTTCATGAAGACGCAAAAGAGTTTCATCTTTATAACAATGAAATTAGTTATATTATAAAAATCTTAGAAAACAATCAACTTGGAAATTTGTATTATGGAAAGAAGGTTCGAGACCGAAATAGTTTTGCACACTTGCTAAAAGGAGACTTAAGACCTTTAAATGCGTATGTATTTGAAAATGACTATACATTATCATTACAACAAACGAAGCAAGAGTATCCATCCTATGGTACTACGGATTTCAGATATCCTGCCTTTGAAATCAAACAAGAAAATGGTAGCAGAATTACTAATTTTGAGTATCATTCACATCAAATATTTCATGGGAAGAAAAAACTAGATGGTCTGCCAGCAACTTATGTAGAGGAGGAGAACGAGGCAACAACGCTTGAAATCACTTTGTTTGATCGTATCATTAATACGAAAATAATTCTTAGCTACTGTATCTATGAAAACCTTCCAATCATCACTAGGAATACTAGGTTTATTCA is a window from the Evansella cellulosilytica DSM 2522 genome containing:
- a CDS encoding carbohydrate ABC transporter permease, encoding MEIKHKILKKTAIHAILIFGAIIMIFPFVWMVLTAFKTVTESTSMNPFVFFPSEWRFDNFIAVIERNNFVILYFNTIAMMFWRVVSAVVFSAMAAYALARLNFPGRNIIFGLVLFQMMVPPQIFIIPQYLMVDFMGMRNTIFALVFPGIVSAFGTFLLRQFFLQLPKELEEAAIIDGANIGQIFIKIMFPLVRSGLIALGIFTALFAFKDLMWPLIINNHENAAVLSSALARIQAAYSVNYPQLMAASVLAIWPMLLVYLLFQRKFIEGISTSGGKL